Proteins encoded by one window of Brienomyrus brachyistius isolate T26 chromosome 1, BBRACH_0.4, whole genome shotgun sequence:
- the si:ch211-218d20.15 gene encoding uncharacterized protein si:ch211-218d20.15 isoform X2 produces MLCLCSQLDLLIRAQFQEQLNQDLSPEESDSFQREGAQIIERMYLCLEHLPGPAPLMEDYLDAVGLSAMFPRVEVFIIHGSPVDMLEKPPMDDYFPHIARLNQILVLSQQLEDDVKHLGSHKYVAHQLSVLYQVLSTFKGIMPLSVLKRDIEANFKQLKMALMTDESSKQEPLLPAQYVNWILDVTHCIISSVLSLPEELTQDLSAAMRFISNLA; encoded by the exons ATGCTGTGTCTCTGCAGCCAGCTGGACCTCCTGATCAGGGCCCAG TTCCAAGAGCAGCTTAATCAGGACCTCAGTCCAGAGGAATCAGACTCTTTTCAGCGCGAAG GTGCTCAGATCATAGAGCGCATGTATCTGTGTCTAGAGCACTTGCCAGGACCTGCACCACTGATGGAG GACTACTTGGATGCAGTAGGATTGTCTGCCATGTTCCCACGGGTAGAAGTCTTCATTATACACGGGAGCCCGgtggacatgctggagaagccACCCATGGACG ACTACTTTCCTCACATTGCCAGGCTGAACCAGATACTCGTTCTTAGTCAGCAGCTTGAGGATGACGTGAAGCACTTGGGGAGCCACAAGTACGTGGCCCACCAGCTCTCCGTCCTTTAT CAAGTTCTCAGCACCTTCAAGGGCATCATGCCATTATCAGTGCTGAAAAGGGACATTGAAGCCAACTTCAAGCAGTTGAAAATGGCCCTCATGACAGATGAGAGTTCCAAGCAAGAGCCCCTGTTGCCTGCCCAGTATGTTAACTG GATACTGGATGTGACTCACTGCATTATCTCTTCTGTCTTGTCGCTTCCTGAAGAGTTGACTCAGGACCTCAGCGCGGCCATGCGCTTCATCTCAAACCTTGCATGA
- the si:ch211-218d20.15 gene encoding uncharacterized protein si:ch211-218d20.15 isoform X1, producing the protein MAAVSITDPLCQPCSYDAKFKVELHVRKPLLPVHLSSEQVGLEMLCLCSQLDLLIRAQFQEQLNQDLSPEESDSFQREGAQIIERMYLCLEHLPGPAPLMEDYLDAVGLSAMFPRVEVFIIHGSPVDMLEKPPMDDYFPHIARLNQILVLSQQLEDDVKHLGSHKYVAHQLSVLYQVLSTFKGIMPLSVLKRDIEANFKQLKMALMTDESSKQEPLLPAQYVNWILDVTHCIISSVLSLPEELTQDLSAAMRFISNLA; encoded by the exons ATGGCAGCTGTCAGCATCACAGATCCGCTCTGCCAGCCTTGTTCATACGACGCTAAATTCAAAG TGGAGCTGCATGTAAGGAAGCCGTTGTTGCCTGTGCACCTGAGCAGCGAGCAGGTAGGACTGGAGATGCTGTGTCTCTGCAGCCAGCTGGACCTCCTGATCAGGGCCCAG TTCCAAGAGCAGCTTAATCAGGACCTCAGTCCAGAGGAATCAGACTCTTTTCAGCGCGAAG GTGCTCAGATCATAGAGCGCATGTATCTGTGTCTAGAGCACTTGCCAGGACCTGCACCACTGATGGAG GACTACTTGGATGCAGTAGGATTGTCTGCCATGTTCCCACGGGTAGAAGTCTTCATTATACACGGGAGCCCGgtggacatgctggagaagccACCCATGGACG ACTACTTTCCTCACATTGCCAGGCTGAACCAGATACTCGTTCTTAGTCAGCAGCTTGAGGATGACGTGAAGCACTTGGGGAGCCACAAGTACGTGGCCCACCAGCTCTCCGTCCTTTAT CAAGTTCTCAGCACCTTCAAGGGCATCATGCCATTATCAGTGCTGAAAAGGGACATTGAAGCCAACTTCAAGCAGTTGAAAATGGCCCTCATGACAGATGAGAGTTCCAAGCAAGAGCCCCTGTTGCCTGCCCAGTATGTTAACTG GATACTGGATGTGACTCACTGCATTATCTCTTCTGTCTTGTCGCTTCCTGAAGAGTTGACTCAGGACCTCAGCGCGGCCATGCGCTTCATCTCAAACCTTGCATGA